The following nucleotide sequence is from Mycobacterium sp. Z3061.
CCCGGCACTGGGACTTCGCGGCTTCTACCGCTCGAAAGTGACGACAGCGACCGGCCAACCGAAGTTGGGCGATCAGGACTTCAGCGTCGACACATTCTGCCTGCGCGCCGGGGACCGATGCCTGAGCCGGTTCGTGCTGACCGATTTCACCGACCACCAGCTGTTCATCTTCGCCAACAACGCCTGGACGGAGAACTCCGAAGAGGACGTGCCCTGCCCGGCCGGCGGAACGAGTCATGTCCGGATGACCGGTGTCTTTCCGCTGCCCAAACCGGCCCAGGACCCGATCACGTCGATGTCCGGCCATGGCATGGAGGACGTTTCGGGTAGCGCATGCAAGGGTGGGCCCTACGATCAGGTCTTCACGCGCATCAGGGATTGAGGCGGCTAGACCGGGACCGGCAGCCCGGTGAGGCCGCTGAGACTGGGGTGGGTCAGCGAGTCGATGAAGTCCTCGACCACTGCCAACGGGAAGTTCGCCGTCGCGGTGCCGACCCCTTCGAGTCCGTCGCGGACCGCGATCGCGAACGTCGTCGGATCGCCGGATAGCAACCCCTCGAACGCATTCCACGCCGCCACCTGCGGCGGCACGATCAGGTTCCGGAAGTCGACGAACAGCTTGGTCGGCAGATTCGCCGGCCCGACGGGTACGCCGTCCCAGCTGACCAGATTCCAGCCGCCCTTGGGATCGCCCTGCATGACCACAACGCTGGTGTTGTTGAGCTGATGGGTAAGCAGCAGTAGGGGGTTGGGGTTGTTCACGTTCATCAGCGTGCCGACCTCGATCGTGAAGGCGCTCGAGTACGCCACGTCGGTGATGTGCCCGGTCACCGGGGAGACGATCGGGTTGCCCATCGCGGTGTTGTACATCGCTTGCACCGACTGGTTGAAGGCGTTGTTGAACACGATGCCGTTGACATTCGTGGAGCCGGGCGCCAGCATCGGCACCAGGGGGAAGCCGAGCGTCCACGCGATCGGGCCCATCAGATAGAGGATGCCCGCGGGGCTGATCTGCGGTAGGCCCTCGTAGATGCCGGCGTTGATCTCGTTGAGGCCGGCCAATATCTGCGGGTTCGCGGTCAGGTAGCTCGCGGTCTGCTGCGTCCGCAGCAACTCGGAAGCGAAAATTCCGGCGTACTGGTTCGGCGGGTCGAGGACGGCAGCAATCGCCGCCGCCTGTTGCTGTCCGAGCGCCGTCAGCGACACACCCGGTACCGCGGTGTCGATCCAGCCCTGGGCATTGGCGATCGACTGGGCATGGCGCACGAAGTCGATCTGGATGAGCGTGCCCGGCCCGGCGGTGGGCAGCGCGCCCGTGCCATGTGTGCCGACGAACAACCCGCCGCGGCCGGCGAACCCACCACCTGCCGCGTCGCCGCCGTTGCCGAAGAACAGCGCCTGCCCGCCGCTGCCTCCAGCACCGCCCGCGCCACCCAGACCGCCGTTGCCCATCAGCCAGCCGCCGACACCGCCCGTGCCGCCGATCGCGCCGCCGAAACCGGCGCCACCGGCGCCGCCGTTGCCGATCAGCCCGGCGTTGCCGCCGGTGCCGCCCGGCGTCACGCCGGCCGTCGGCGAATAGCCCGTGCCGCCGTCACCGAACAGGAAGCCGCCGGCCCCGCCGGTCGGGTGGGCCGCGGTGCCGGCCGCACCGTGGCCGATCAGGCCGCGTCCGAACAGCAGGGTCGTCGGCGCGTTGATGATCGGGTCCAGCGTCTGACCCAGCGGACTGGCGATCCAGGCATCACCGGCGGTATGCAGCGGACCATAGACCAGGCCCTGAAAACCTTGGGCGACAACAGAATCCAAGCCGTCCAGCGCAGCGGTAGCGGCGGCCTCGGCACCCGAGTACGACGTCGCGGCAACACCCAGGTTCTGCACGAACTGCTCGTAGTACGACGCCGCCTGAACAGCCGCCGCCTGGTACTGCAGACCGTGCGTGCCGAACAACGCCGCGACGGCCGTCGACACCTCGTCAGCGGCCGCTGCCGCCAGGTCGGTCGTCGGAAGTAGTGCCCCGAGGTTTCCAGCTTGCAGGGCCGCCCCGATCTGCGCCAAGTCTGTAGCCGCCGTCGTCAAGAAGCCCGGCGCCGTAGTCACATACGACATCGCCCACCCTCGTTGGTATCGCACTTAGGGTCATCATCGCGTCCCGTGCTTGAAAAAGAGCGCGTATCGAAAAATTGGGTTACCGAACGATGAGCACGCGGTTACGACTGCGGTTTTCGGCTTTTGCGGTCAAGAAACGACTGCATATGCCGCTGCGGTTCGCCGGTCAGGAACGCTCGGCCGAACTCGCCCACGCTGTCTTCGATCGCCGCGTTGACCGACATGTCGAACCACTTGTTGAGGAGCCGCTTCTGTTGCCGGACCGCCGCCGGCCCGAATCCGCCCAGTCGCGCCGTGAGCTGTGCGATGCGCGCATCGAGTTCCCGCGGCGCGACCACCTCGTGCACCAGTCCCCAAGTGAGGGCCGTGTCGGCATCGATCGTTTCGCCGGTGAGCAGCATCCAGGCCGAGTGCCCGGCCCCGATCAGCGCCGGCATCAGCGCCGCGTGGATCACCGAAGGGATTCCTACGGCCACCTCCGGCATCCCGAACTTGGCGCCGGATTCGGCGATCCGCAGATCACAGGACATGGCGACCTCCAGGCCACCGCCGAGGCACCAGCCGGCGAGACGGGCGATGACGGGGACGGGGCATTCCCGGATCGCTTCGCACAGGCCCGCCAGGCGACGGATGAACACCTGGCCGCTGTCCTGTTCCAGATTGACCATCTCGTTGATGTCGGCGCCGCCGATGAACGCCTTCTCACCCGAGCCGCGCAACACCACCACGCGCACCCCGGGGTCGTCTCCCGCCGTCTGCAGCGCCTGGGTGAGCTCCGAAATCGCCGGACTACCAATGATATTCAGCGCTTTGGAGTTGATCAGCTCGATGGTGGACACGCCGCCGTCGCGACCGAGCCGCACGAAGCTGGTTTCCGTCATAGTCATGCGCCGGAGCTGGCGTCCTCCAACTCGTCGAGGGCTTCGCCGGTGTAGACGGCCAACCGCTGCAGATGCGGAAGGGTGTCGCGGCAGCCGATGAACCCGAAATTCAGCGTGCTCGCGTAACTCTGCAGGGTGATGTTGAGCGCCTGGCTGTGCGCGACGAGGGACACCGGATAGGACGCCTCCATCCGACTGCCCCGCAGATACAGCACGTCCTGAGGGCCGGGCACATTGCTGACGCAGAGGTTGAAGGCATGCGGCAGAGGCGTTTTCACGCCGCTGAGCGCACTGGCCAGCTGCATGGTGAACGGCGCCATCAAGGCCGCGGTGTAGGCCAGGATCGCGTCGCGGTTCATCTTCGCCAACTCGGCCTTGGCCATCCGGGTCGTCGCGGTCACCGTTGCCAACCGCTCCAGCGGATCTTCGATGTTGGTGCCCAGCGAACCAAGGATCGCGGCGACGGCGTTGCCGCCGCCCTCGTCGTCCTTCGGGCGCACGTTGACCGGCAGCATCGCGATCAGCGACTTCTCGGGCAACTCCCCCAGCTCGTCGAGGAATCGCCGCAGACTGCCGCCGCAGATCGCCAACGCGACGTCGTTGACGGTCGAATCGTTGTTCGCGCCAATCTTTTTCAGACGATCGAGCTCGTACTGTTGAGTGGCGAAGCGGCGGTTGCGGCTGATCCGGGTGTTCAGGATGCTGTGCGGCGCCTGCACCGAGCCGATCAGGTTGCGGTACTCGTTGTCGCTGCGCAACTGGGTATTGATCAGCGCCTTGGTGAGATCGAAGGTGGACCGTCCCGCACCCGCAACCGAACCGAGCACGCTGCCCACCCCGCTGACCATCCCGCCGAGGTTGCCCACCACACCACCGAGGCTGTTGAGCAGACCGCCCGCGATGCCGCTACCGGAATCCTCTTTTGCCGCCGAGACCCGGCCGGGGGTCGGGATGTTGAAGAACAGCGGGTGGGTGGTGTCGTGCGGATCGGTCGACAGGCTGCGAGCCAACATCTTCTGCCCGGTGTAGCCGTCGATCAGCGCGTGATGCATCTTGACGTAGATCGCGAACCGTCCACCCTCGAGGCCCTCGATGAAGTGCATCTCCCACGGTGGGCGGCGCAGGTCCAAGGCGTTACTGTGCAAGCGCGACACCAGGATTCCGAGTTCGCGCTCGTCGCCGGGACTCGCCAGCGCGGAGCGCCGGACGTGGTAGTCCAGGTCGAACTTGTCGTCGTACACCCAGGACTGGATCGGGCTCAGTAACAGATCTGGATGGCTGAGCTTCAGATTCCACGGCGCGACGACCTCGTTCTCTTTGCTCTCGTCGACAAGCTGTCGCAGGAAGTCGCGCGGCGCATCGGGCGGCGGGGTGAACGGCATCAGCCCACCGACGTGCATCATCGTGCTGGACGTCTCGCCGTAGAGGAACAACATGTCTTGCGGGCCCAGCCGCCGGGCGGTCTTGCTCACGGGCTACTCCTTCTCGGTGTCACCGGTGATTGTGACCGTAGCCCAAAGTCAGCCGTGTGGACCCTCCGATTTCGGTTCGCGCCGGGACCGGCCGCGGCACCGGGCCCGGCCGCCAGCCGGGCCTGGCGCTCGAGTCGGCGCAAACATGTTGCGGCGCAACCGGATAGCCGCTGCAAGACCCGTCAGTACAGCGGGACCCACACGCCGAAGAACCAGTAA
It contains:
- a CDS encoding enoyl-CoA hydratase; the protein is MTETSFVRLGRDGGVSTIELINSKALNIIGSPAISELTQALQTAGDDPGVRVVVLRGSGEKAFIGGADINEMVNLEQDSGQVFIRRLAGLCEAIRECPVPVIARLAGWCLGGGLEVAMSCDLRIAESGAKFGMPEVAVGIPSVIHAALMPALIGAGHSAWMLLTGETIDADTALTWGLVHEVVAPRELDARIAQLTARLGGFGPAAVRQQKRLLNKWFDMSVNAAIEDSVGEFGRAFLTGEPQRHMQSFLDRKSRKPQS
- a CDS encoding wax ester/triacylglycerol synthase family O-acyltransferase, with the translated sequence MSKTARRLGPQDMLFLYGETSSTMMHVGGLMPFTPPPDAPRDFLRQLVDESKENEVVAPWNLKLSHPDLLLSPIQSWVYDDKFDLDYHVRRSALASPGDERELGILVSRLHSNALDLRRPPWEMHFIEGLEGGRFAIYVKMHHALIDGYTGQKMLARSLSTDPHDTTHPLFFNIPTPGRVSAAKEDSGSGIAGGLLNSLGGVVGNLGGMVSGVGSVLGSVAGAGRSTFDLTKALINTQLRSDNEYRNLIGSVQAPHSILNTRISRNRRFATQQYELDRLKKIGANNDSTVNDVALAICGGSLRRFLDELGELPEKSLIAMLPVNVRPKDDEGGGNAVAAILGSLGTNIEDPLERLATVTATTRMAKAELAKMNRDAILAYTAALMAPFTMQLASALSGVKTPLPHAFNLCVSNVPGPQDVLYLRGSRMEASYPVSLVAHSQALNITLQSYASTLNFGFIGCRDTLPHLQRLAVYTGEALDELEDASSGA
- a CDS encoding PE domain-containing protein, producing MSYVTTAPGFLTTAATDLAQIGAALQAGNLGALLPTTDLAAAAADEVSTAVAALFGTHGLQYQAAAVQAASYYEQFVQNLGVAATSYSGAEAAATAALDGLDSVVAQGFQGLVYGPLHTAGDAWIASPLGQTLDPIINAPTTLLFGRGLIGHGAAGTAAHPTGGAGGFLFGDGGTGYSPTAGVTPGGTGGNAGLIGNGGAGGAGFGGAIGGTGGVGGWLMGNGGLGGAGGAGGSGGQALFFGNGGDAAGGGFAGRGGLFVGTHGTGALPTAGPGTLIQIDFVRHAQSIANAQGWIDTAVPGVSLTALGQQQAAAIAAVLDPPNQYAGIFASELLRTQQTASYLTANPQILAGLNEINAGIYEGLPQISPAGILYLMGPIAWTLGFPLVPMLAPGSTNVNGIVFNNAFNQSVQAMYNTAMGNPIVSPVTGHITDVAYSSAFTIEVGTLMNVNNPNPLLLLTHQLNNTSVVVMQGDPKGGWNLVSWDGVPVGPANLPTKLFVDFRNLIVPPQVAAWNAFEGLLSGDPTTFAIAVRDGLEGVGTATANFPLAVVEDFIDSLTHPSLSGLTGLPVPV